In Rattus norvegicus strain BN/NHsdMcwi chromosome 3, GRCr8, whole genome shotgun sequence, a genomic segment contains:
- the Zfp512b gene encoding zinc finger protein 512B isoform X6, whose amino-acid sequence MCAARRAVCAARTPRPAPRAPARLWLRPCPAAPLGRAAEMTESFCVGGGRRLQGSSKSGPGKGGSRKEVQLPLLQDPPKLGMPVVHSGHTVPSQAPLCFDPGNSASDKTEGKKKGRPKAENQALRDIPLSLMNQWKDEFKAHSRVKCPNSGCWLEFPSIYGLKYHYQRCQGVRGCGSGKRRPGGASGQRPPGPHPTPALPAQGAISDRLAFPCPFCEAAFTSKTQLEKHRIWNHMDHPLPAPKPGPVSRPVTINRPVGVSKPIGVSKPVTVGKPVGVSKPIGISKPVTVSRPIPVTKPVTVSRPMQVSRPVPVTKPIPITKPVPLTKHMPVTKLVTVSKPVPLTKPVPVSRPIVVSKPVPVSRPIAISRHTPPCKMVLLSKSENKTLRATGKNSNKKRAADSLDTCPILPKQARQENGEYGPSTVDQSVTFQLSTDPSNSSLLPGSRPLMGKEALRPIGPVSQPEEDPERTKHRRKQKTPKKFTGEQPSISGTFGLKGLAKAEDKARVHRSKKQEGSGSEEVRKKVLATPVTVSKEAPTPVAHPAPGGGCLAGPRTGLHGGPEEQWQRAIHERGEAVCPTCNVVTRKTLVGLKKHMEVCHKLQEALKCQHCRKQFKSKAGLNYHTMAEHSAKPTDAEASEGGEQEERERLRKVLKQMGRLRCPQEGCGAAFSSLMGYQYHQRRCGKPPCEVDSPSFPCTHCGKTYRSKAGHDYHVRSEHTAPPPEEPTDKIPEAEDLLGVERTPSGRIRRTSAQVAVFHLQEIAEDELARDWTKRRMKDDLVPETARLNYTRPGLPTLNPQLLEAWKNEVKEKGHVNCPNDCCEAIYSSVSGLKAHFASCSKGDHLVGKYRCLLCPKEFSSESGVKYHILKTHGENWFRTSADPPSKHKSQDSLMPRKEKKKSLSGGKKRGRKPKERSSEEPASKLPPNRDDWPPGGRDRGARSSTGKKAGAGKAPEK is encoded by the exons ATGTGCGCAGCACGGCGCGCAGTGTGCGCCGCCCGGACCCCGCGCCCCGCGCCCCGCGCCCCGGCCCGGCTCTGGCTCCGGCCTTGCCCGGCCGCACCCCTTGGGCGCGCTGCAG AGATGACGGAATCTTTCTGTGTTGGAGGAGGCCGTCGGCTTCAAGGATCCAGCAAAAGTGGACCTGGAAAGGGAGGCAGCCGGAAGGAGGTCCAGCTTCCCTTGTTGCAGGACCCACCAAAGCTGG GGATGCCAGTGGTCCACAGTGGACATACAGTGCCTAGCCAGGCCCCACTCTGCTTTGACCCCGGAAACTCAGCCAGTGACAagacagaagggaagaaaaaagggaGGCCGAAAGCCGAGAACCAAGCTCTCCGAGATATTCCT CTCTCTCTGATGAACCAGTGGAAAGATGAATTCAAGGCACACTCAAGGGTGAAGTGTCCAAACTCAGGGTGCTGGCTAGAGTTCCCCAGCATCTATGGGCTCAAGTACCACTATCAGCGGTGCCAAGGGGTAAGGGGCTGTGGGTCAGGGAAGAGGAGGCCTGGGGGTGCATCTGGGCAGAGGCCCCCGGGGCCCCATCCCACACCTGCCCTCCCTGCCCAGGGCGCTATCTCAGATAGGCTGGCCTTCCCTTGCCCCTTCTGCGAGGCCGCATTCACCTCCAAGACCCAGCTGGAGAAGCACCGGATTTGGAATCACATGGACCATCCCCTACCTGCCCCCAAGCCTGGCCCAGTCAGCCGGCCAGTCACCATCAATCGGCCTGTTGGGGTCAGCAAGCCCATCGGAGTGAGCAAACCTGTTACTGTTGGCAAACCAGTGGGAGTCAGCAAGCCCATTGGCATCAGTAAGCCAGTCACAGTTAGTAGGCCTATACCAGTCACCAAGCCTGTCACAGTCAGTAGGCCCATGCAAGTCTCTAGGCCTGTGCCAGTCACCAAACCCATCCCAATCACCAAACCTGTGCCACTCACCAAACATATGCCAGTTACCAAGCTTGTGACAGTTTCAAAACCTGTGCCACTCACCAAGCCAGTACCAGTCAGCAGGCCCATTGTGGTCAGCAAGCCTGTGCCGGTCAGCAGGCCCATCGCCATCAGCAGACACACACCACCCTGCAAAATGGTGTTGCTGTCCAAATCTGAGAACAAAACACTTCGTGCTACAGGCAAGAACAGCAATAAGAAAAG GGCTGCAGACAGTTTGGACACCTGCCCCATCCTGCCCAAGCAGGCCAGGCAGGAGAATGGAGAGTATGGCCCATCCACTGTGGACCAGAGTGTGACCTTCCAACTGAGTACAGATCCTAGCAACAGCTCCCTGCTGCCAGGCAGCAGGCCCCTGATGGGCAAAGAGGCATTGCGGCCTATAGGTCCAGTGTCCCAGCCAGAGGAGGACCCTGAGCGCACAAAGCACA gaaggaagcagaaaacACCGAAGAAATTCACAGGGGAGCAGCCATCTATCTCAGGGACCTTTGGGCTCAAAG GCCTGGCCAAAGCTGAAGACAAGGCTCGAGTTCATCGCTCCAAGAAGCAAGAGGGATCAGGCTCTGAGGAAGTGCGGAAGAAGGTGCTGGCCACCCCTGTTACTGTCAGCAAGGAGGCACCAACTCCTGTGGCCCACCCAGCCCCAGGTGGGGGCTGCCTGGCAGGACCCAGGACAGGTCTCCATG GTGGCCCTGAGGAGCAGTGGCAACGAGCCATCCATGAACGGGGGGAGGCTGTCTGCCCCACCTGCAACGTGGTTACCCGGAAGACCCTCGTGGGGCTCAAAAAGCACATGGAAGTATGTCACAAG TTGCAGGAAGCACTCAAATGCCAGCACTGCCGAAAACAGTTCAagtccaaggctggcctcaactaCCACACCATGGCTGAACACAGTGCCAAG CCCACGGATGCTGAGGCCTCTGAAGGGGGAGAACAGGAGGAGCGGGAGAGGCTACGAAAGGTGCTGAAGCAGATGGGACGGCTGCGCTGCCCCCAAGAG GGTTGCGGGGCTGCCTTCTCCAGCCTCATGGGTTATCAGTACCACCAGCGGCGCTGTGGGAAGCCACCCTGTGAGGTAGACAGTCCCTCCTTCCCCTGTACCCACTGTGGCAAGACTTATCGATCCAAGGCTGGCCACGACTATCATGTGCGTTCAGAGCACACAGCCCCG CCCCCTGAGGAGCCCACAGACAAGATCCCCGAGGCTGAGGACCTGCTTGGGGTAGAGCGGACCCCAAGTGGTCGCATCCGTCGTACATCGGCCCAGGTTGCCGTGTTCCATCTACAGGAGATTGCAGAGGATGAGCTGGCCCGGGACTGGACCAAACGTCGCATGAAGGATGACCTTGTGCCTGAGACTGCACGG CTCAACTACACTCGGCCAGGCCTCCCCACACTTAACCCTCAGCTGCTGGAGGCATGGAAGAATGAAgtcaaggagaagggccatgtgAACTGTCCCAATGAT TGCTGTGAAGCCATCTACTCCAGTGTGTCCGGCCTCAAGGCCCATTTTGCCAGCTGCAGCAAG GGGGACCACCTGGTGGGGAAGTACCGCTGCCTGCTGTGTCCCAAAGAGTTCAGCTCTGAGAGTGGTGTCAAGTACCACATCCTTAAGACCCACGGAGAG AATTGGTTCCGGACTTCAGCTGACCCGCCTTCCAAACACAAGAGCCAGGACTCCTTGATGcctaggaaagagaagaagaaaagtctGTCAGGAGGAAAGAAGCGGGGCCGCAAACCCAAGGAACGGTCCTCCGAGGAGCCAGCATCTAAGCTCCCCCCTAACAGGGATGACTGgcccccaggaggcagagacaggggggcTCGGAGCTCCACTGGGAAGAAGGCTGGAGCTGGGAAGGCACCTGAAAAGTGA
- the Zfp512b gene encoding zinc finger protein 512B encodes MTESFCVGGGRRLQGSSKSGPGKGGSRKEVQLPLLQDPPKLGMPVVHSGHTVPSQAPLCFDPGNSASDKTEGKKKGRPKAENQALRDIPLSLMNQWKDEFKAHSRVKCPNSGCWLEFPSIYGLKYHYQRCQGGAISDRLAFPCPFCEAAFTSKTQLEKHRIWNHMDHPLPAPKPGPVSRPVTINRPVGVSKPIGVSKPVTVGKPVGVSKPIGISKPVTVSRPIPVTKPVTVSRPMQVSRPVPVTKPIPITKPVPLTKHMPVTKLVTVSKPVPLTKPVPVSRPIVVSKPVPVSRPIAISRHTPPCKMVLLSKSENKTLRATGKNSNKKRAADSLDTCPILPKQARQENGEYGPSTVDQSVTFQLSTDPSNSSLLPGSRPLMGKEALRPIGPVSQPEEDPERTKHRRKQKTPKKFTGEQPSISGTFGLKGLAKAEDKARVHRSKKQEGSGSEEVRKKVLATPVTVSKEAPTPVAHPAPGGPEEQWQRAIHERGEAVCPTCNVVTRKTLVGLKKHMEVCHKLQEALKCQHCRKQFKSKAGLNYHTMAEHSAKPTDAEASEGGEQEERERLRKVLKQMGRLRCPQEGCGAAFSSLMGYQYHQRRCGKPPCEVDSPSFPCTHCGKTYRSKAGHDYHVRSEHTAPPPEEPTDKIPEAEDLLGVERTPSGRIRRTSAQVAVFHLQEIAEDELARDWTKRRMKDDLVPETARLNYTRPGLPTLNPQLLEAWKNEVKEKGHVNCPNDCCEAIYSSVSGLKAHFASCSKGDHLVGKYRCLLCPKEFSSESGVKYHILKTHGENWFRTSADPPSKHKSQDSLMPRKEKKKSLSGGKKRGRKPKERSSEEPASKLPPNRDDWPPGGRDRGARSSTGKKAGAGKAPEK; translated from the exons ATGACGGAATCTTTCTGTGTTGGAGGAGGCCGTCGGCTTCAAGGATCCAGCAAAAGTGGACCTGGAAAGGGAGGCAGCCGGAAGGAGGTCCAGCTTCCCTTGTTGCAGGACCCACCAAAGCTGG GGATGCCAGTGGTCCACAGTGGACATACAGTGCCTAGCCAGGCCCCACTCTGCTTTGACCCCGGAAACTCAGCCAGTGACAagacagaagggaagaaaaaagggaGGCCGAAAGCCGAGAACCAAGCTCTCCGAGATATTCCT CTCTCTCTGATGAACCAGTGGAAAGATGAATTCAAGGCACACTCAAGGGTGAAGTGTCCAAACTCAGGGTGCTGGCTAGAGTTCCCCAGCATCTATGGGCTCAAGTACCACTATCAGCGGTGCCAAGGG GGCGCTATCTCAGATAGGCTGGCCTTCCCTTGCCCCTTCTGCGAGGCCGCATTCACCTCCAAGACCCAGCTGGAGAAGCACCGGATTTGGAATCACATGGACCATCCCCTACCTGCCCCCAAGCCTGGCCCAGTCAGCCGGCCAGTCACCATCAATCGGCCTGTTGGGGTCAGCAAGCCCATCGGAGTGAGCAAACCTGTTACTGTTGGCAAACCAGTGGGAGTCAGCAAGCCCATTGGCATCAGTAAGCCAGTCACAGTTAGTAGGCCTATACCAGTCACCAAGCCTGTCACAGTCAGTAGGCCCATGCAAGTCTCTAGGCCTGTGCCAGTCACCAAACCCATCCCAATCACCAAACCTGTGCCACTCACCAAACATATGCCAGTTACCAAGCTTGTGACAGTTTCAAAACCTGTGCCACTCACCAAGCCAGTACCAGTCAGCAGGCCCATTGTGGTCAGCAAGCCTGTGCCGGTCAGCAGGCCCATCGCCATCAGCAGACACACACCACCCTGCAAAATGGTGTTGCTGTCCAAATCTGAGAACAAAACACTTCGTGCTACAGGCAAGAACAGCAATAAGAAAAG GGCTGCAGACAGTTTGGACACCTGCCCCATCCTGCCCAAGCAGGCCAGGCAGGAGAATGGAGAGTATGGCCCATCCACTGTGGACCAGAGTGTGACCTTCCAACTGAGTACAGATCCTAGCAACAGCTCCCTGCTGCCAGGCAGCAGGCCCCTGATGGGCAAAGAGGCATTGCGGCCTATAGGTCCAGTGTCCCAGCCAGAGGAGGACCCTGAGCGCACAAAGCACA gaaggaagcagaaaacACCGAAGAAATTCACAGGGGAGCAGCCATCTATCTCAGGGACCTTTGGGCTCAAAG GCCTGGCCAAAGCTGAAGACAAGGCTCGAGTTCATCGCTCCAAGAAGCAAGAGGGATCAGGCTCTGAGGAAGTGCGGAAGAAGGTGCTGGCCACCCCTGTTACTGTCAGCAAGGAGGCACCAACTCCTGTGGCCCACCCAGCCCCAG GTGGCCCTGAGGAGCAGTGGCAACGAGCCATCCATGAACGGGGGGAGGCTGTCTGCCCCACCTGCAACGTGGTTACCCGGAAGACCCTCGTGGGGCTCAAAAAGCACATGGAAGTATGTCACAAG TTGCAGGAAGCACTCAAATGCCAGCACTGCCGAAAACAGTTCAagtccaaggctggcctcaactaCCACACCATGGCTGAACACAGTGCCAAG CCCACGGATGCTGAGGCCTCTGAAGGGGGAGAACAGGAGGAGCGGGAGAGGCTACGAAAGGTGCTGAAGCAGATGGGACGGCTGCGCTGCCCCCAAGAG GGTTGCGGGGCTGCCTTCTCCAGCCTCATGGGTTATCAGTACCACCAGCGGCGCTGTGGGAAGCCACCCTGTGAGGTAGACAGTCCCTCCTTCCCCTGTACCCACTGTGGCAAGACTTATCGATCCAAGGCTGGCCACGACTATCATGTGCGTTCAGAGCACACAGCCCCG CCCCCTGAGGAGCCCACAGACAAGATCCCCGAGGCTGAGGACCTGCTTGGGGTAGAGCGGACCCCAAGTGGTCGCATCCGTCGTACATCGGCCCAGGTTGCCGTGTTCCATCTACAGGAGATTGCAGAGGATGAGCTGGCCCGGGACTGGACCAAACGTCGCATGAAGGATGACCTTGTGCCTGAGACTGCACGG CTCAACTACACTCGGCCAGGCCTCCCCACACTTAACCCTCAGCTGCTGGAGGCATGGAAGAATGAAgtcaaggagaagggccatgtgAACTGTCCCAATGAT TGCTGTGAAGCCATCTACTCCAGTGTGTCCGGCCTCAAGGCCCATTTTGCCAGCTGCAGCAAG GGGGACCACCTGGTGGGGAAGTACCGCTGCCTGCTGTGTCCCAAAGAGTTCAGCTCTGAGAGTGGTGTCAAGTACCACATCCTTAAGACCCACGGAGAG AATTGGTTCCGGACTTCAGCTGACCCGCCTTCCAAACACAAGAGCCAGGACTCCTTGATGcctaggaaagagaagaagaaaagtctGTCAGGAGGAAAGAAGCGGGGCCGCAAACCCAAGGAACGGTCCTCCGAGGAGCCAGCATCTAAGCTCCCCCCTAACAGGGATGACTGgcccccaggaggcagagacaggggggcTCGGAGCTCCACTGGGAAGAAGGCTGGAGCTGGGAAGGCACCTGAAAAGTGA
- the Zfp512b gene encoding zinc finger protein 512B isoform X8 produces MCAARRAVCAARTPRPAPRAPARLWLRPCPAAPLGRAAEMTESFCVGGGRRLQGSSKSGPGKGGSRKEVQLPLLQDPPKLGMPVVHSGHTVPSQAPLCFDPGNSASDKTEGKKKGRPKAENQALRDIPLSLMNQWKDEFKAHSRVKCPNSGCWLEFPSIYGLKYHYQRCQGGAISDRLAFPCPFCEAAFTSKTQLEKHRIWNHMDHPLPAPKPGPVSRPVTINRPVGVSKPIGVSKPVTVGKPVGVSKPIGISKPVTVSRPIPVTKPVTVSRPMQVSRPVPVTKPIPITKPVPLTKHMPVTKLVTVSKPVPLTKPVPVSRPIVVSKPVPVSRPIAISRHTPPCKMVLLSKSENKTLRATGKNSNKKRAADSLDTCPILPKQARQENGEYGPSTVDQSVTFQLSTDPSNSSLLPGSRPLMGKEALRPIGPVSQPEEDPERTKHRRKQKTPKKFTGEQPSISGTFGLKGLAKAEDKARVHRSKKQEGSGSEEVRKKVLATPVTVSKEAPTPVAHPAPGGGCLAGPRTGLHGGPEEQWQRAIHERGEAVCPTCNVVTRKTLVGLKKHMEVCHKLQEALKCQHCRKQFKSKAGLNYHTMAEHSAKPTDAEASEGGEQEERERLRKVLKQMGRLRCPQEGCGAAFSSLMGYQYHQRRCGKPPCEVDSPSFPCTHCGKTYRSKAGHDYHVRSEHTAPPPEEPTDKIPEAEDLLGVERTPSGRIRRTSAQVAVFHLQEIAEDELARDWTKRRMKDDLVPETARLNYTRPGLPTLNPQLLEAWKNEVKEKGHVNCPNDCCEAIYSSVSGLKAHFASCSKGDHLVGKYRCLLCPKEFSSESGVKYHILKTHGENWFRTSADPPSKHKSQDSLMPRKEKKKSLSGGKKRGRKPKERSSEEPASKLPPNRDDWPPGGRDRGARSSTGKKAGAGKAPEK; encoded by the exons ATGTGCGCAGCACGGCGCGCAGTGTGCGCCGCCCGGACCCCGCGCCCCGCGCCCCGCGCCCCGGCCCGGCTCTGGCTCCGGCCTTGCCCGGCCGCACCCCTTGGGCGCGCTGCAG AGATGACGGAATCTTTCTGTGTTGGAGGAGGCCGTCGGCTTCAAGGATCCAGCAAAAGTGGACCTGGAAAGGGAGGCAGCCGGAAGGAGGTCCAGCTTCCCTTGTTGCAGGACCCACCAAAGCTGG GGATGCCAGTGGTCCACAGTGGACATACAGTGCCTAGCCAGGCCCCACTCTGCTTTGACCCCGGAAACTCAGCCAGTGACAagacagaagggaagaaaaaagggaGGCCGAAAGCCGAGAACCAAGCTCTCCGAGATATTCCT CTCTCTCTGATGAACCAGTGGAAAGATGAATTCAAGGCACACTCAAGGGTGAAGTGTCCAAACTCAGGGTGCTGGCTAGAGTTCCCCAGCATCTATGGGCTCAAGTACCACTATCAGCGGTGCCAAGGG GGCGCTATCTCAGATAGGCTGGCCTTCCCTTGCCCCTTCTGCGAGGCCGCATTCACCTCCAAGACCCAGCTGGAGAAGCACCGGATTTGGAATCACATGGACCATCCCCTACCTGCCCCCAAGCCTGGCCCAGTCAGCCGGCCAGTCACCATCAATCGGCCTGTTGGGGTCAGCAAGCCCATCGGAGTGAGCAAACCTGTTACTGTTGGCAAACCAGTGGGAGTCAGCAAGCCCATTGGCATCAGTAAGCCAGTCACAGTTAGTAGGCCTATACCAGTCACCAAGCCTGTCACAGTCAGTAGGCCCATGCAAGTCTCTAGGCCTGTGCCAGTCACCAAACCCATCCCAATCACCAAACCTGTGCCACTCACCAAACATATGCCAGTTACCAAGCTTGTGACAGTTTCAAAACCTGTGCCACTCACCAAGCCAGTACCAGTCAGCAGGCCCATTGTGGTCAGCAAGCCTGTGCCGGTCAGCAGGCCCATCGCCATCAGCAGACACACACCACCCTGCAAAATGGTGTTGCTGTCCAAATCTGAGAACAAAACACTTCGTGCTACAGGCAAGAACAGCAATAAGAAAAG GGCTGCAGACAGTTTGGACACCTGCCCCATCCTGCCCAAGCAGGCCAGGCAGGAGAATGGAGAGTATGGCCCATCCACTGTGGACCAGAGTGTGACCTTCCAACTGAGTACAGATCCTAGCAACAGCTCCCTGCTGCCAGGCAGCAGGCCCCTGATGGGCAAAGAGGCATTGCGGCCTATAGGTCCAGTGTCCCAGCCAGAGGAGGACCCTGAGCGCACAAAGCACA gaaggaagcagaaaacACCGAAGAAATTCACAGGGGAGCAGCCATCTATCTCAGGGACCTTTGGGCTCAAAG GCCTGGCCAAAGCTGAAGACAAGGCTCGAGTTCATCGCTCCAAGAAGCAAGAGGGATCAGGCTCTGAGGAAGTGCGGAAGAAGGTGCTGGCCACCCCTGTTACTGTCAGCAAGGAGGCACCAACTCCTGTGGCCCACCCAGCCCCAGGTGGGGGCTGCCTGGCAGGACCCAGGACAGGTCTCCATG GTGGCCCTGAGGAGCAGTGGCAACGAGCCATCCATGAACGGGGGGAGGCTGTCTGCCCCACCTGCAACGTGGTTACCCGGAAGACCCTCGTGGGGCTCAAAAAGCACATGGAAGTATGTCACAAG TTGCAGGAAGCACTCAAATGCCAGCACTGCCGAAAACAGTTCAagtccaaggctggcctcaactaCCACACCATGGCTGAACACAGTGCCAAG CCCACGGATGCTGAGGCCTCTGAAGGGGGAGAACAGGAGGAGCGGGAGAGGCTACGAAAGGTGCTGAAGCAGATGGGACGGCTGCGCTGCCCCCAAGAG GGTTGCGGGGCTGCCTTCTCCAGCCTCATGGGTTATCAGTACCACCAGCGGCGCTGTGGGAAGCCACCCTGTGAGGTAGACAGTCCCTCCTTCCCCTGTACCCACTGTGGCAAGACTTATCGATCCAAGGCTGGCCACGACTATCATGTGCGTTCAGAGCACACAGCCCCG CCCCCTGAGGAGCCCACAGACAAGATCCCCGAGGCTGAGGACCTGCTTGGGGTAGAGCGGACCCCAAGTGGTCGCATCCGTCGTACATCGGCCCAGGTTGCCGTGTTCCATCTACAGGAGATTGCAGAGGATGAGCTGGCCCGGGACTGGACCAAACGTCGCATGAAGGATGACCTTGTGCCTGAGACTGCACGG CTCAACTACACTCGGCCAGGCCTCCCCACACTTAACCCTCAGCTGCTGGAGGCATGGAAGAATGAAgtcaaggagaagggccatgtgAACTGTCCCAATGAT TGCTGTGAAGCCATCTACTCCAGTGTGTCCGGCCTCAAGGCCCATTTTGCCAGCTGCAGCAAG GGGGACCACCTGGTGGGGAAGTACCGCTGCCTGCTGTGTCCCAAAGAGTTCAGCTCTGAGAGTGGTGTCAAGTACCACATCCTTAAGACCCACGGAGAG AATTGGTTCCGGACTTCAGCTGACCCGCCTTCCAAACACAAGAGCCAGGACTCCTTGATGcctaggaaagagaagaagaaaagtctGTCAGGAGGAAAGAAGCGGGGCCGCAAACCCAAGGAACGGTCCTCCGAGGAGCCAGCATCTAAGCTCCCCCCTAACAGGGATGACTGgcccccaggaggcagagacaggggggcTCGGAGCTCCACTGGGAAGAAGGCTGGAGCTGGGAAGGCACCTGAAAAGTGA